From a region of the Cucumis sativus cultivar 9930 chromosome 6, Cucumber_9930_V3, whole genome shotgun sequence genome:
- the LOC101206985 gene encoding probable inactive DNA (cytosine-5)-methyltransferase DRM3 isoform X2 produces the protein MASNKPIVPKEEVFDFRLPPDRMYSRHVGDSGASSSGSNVRTFFIDMGFLPSLVDSVIEKNGEDDVELLLNTLTTYSAEQKSIPQSSDSLEGLQSGKMGSNPPHVSTVCHKQAAQTSKSESSDSLDSLFDDKDAHNEISSVIPKEEADDYYHISDTNKASLLVMNFSADEVDFAIDKLGGDAPLNELVDFIIAAQIAIKLEKETDDAFCRNELKKEENDETLFVTMEKTLRLLEMGFSENEVSLAIEKFGSETQVSELADSIVTGRIASDYPGDVKCSPSSFGIGGLYTREDYVTKVKAEESSSAVGPLPRNVNIEAIQKGKRPKEENMDDLLNPTTRLNKHKGKRPKQEYADDLGSLYGPGWVESKVNPDITSFDIPPSSRLNLSRSLDKLVAKPPCPPLKSNPSRALEKVVTKPPFFLYGNVLDISRDSWAKVSKFLYAVEPEFVDTRSFSALSRTEGYVHNLPCENRFHIIPLPPMTIQDATRTKKWWPSWDTRKYLSCINSETRGVPQLCDRLTKTLTDSGGHPSSHEERDILHHCIALNLIWVSQFKLAPVEPEQLECVLGYPVNHTQDAESSSIERLQYLKYCFQTDALGYHLSVLKSMFPEGLVVLSIFSGIGGAEIALHRLGIHLKVVVSVESSAAKRRILKKWWHSSGQTGELEQIEDIQKLTSIKINNWITKYGGFDLVICQNPCSRCLSSSKLNQSGDAEGIASFDFSIFYEFVRVLQSVRNTMHRKK, from the exons ATG GCCAGCAACAAGCCTATTGTACCAAAGGAAGAGGTCTTTGATTTCAGGTTGCCTCCTGATCGGATGTACTCAAGGCATGTTGGG GACAGTGGTGCGAGCTCATCTGGAAGTAATGTACGAACATTCTTCATAGATATGGGGTTCCTGCCATCCCTGGTTGATTCAgtgattgaaaaaaatg GTGAAGATGATGTAGAATTGTTATTAAATACCCTAACTACATATTCG GcagaacaaaaatcaattccTCAGTCATCAGATTCCCTTGAGGGCTTACAAAGTGGTAAAATGGGCAGTAATCCTCCACATGTTTCAACTGTCTGTCATAAGCAG GCTGCACAGACATCAAAGTCTGAATCATCAGATTCTCTAGATAGCTTATTTGATGACAAGGATGCACACAATGAAATCTCTTCAGTTATACCAAAGGAG GAGGCTGATGATTATTATCATATTAGTGATACCAATAAAGCATCCTTGTTAGTGATGAACTTTTCTGCAGATGAAGTCGACTTTGCGATTGATAAGCTTG GTGGAGATGCTCCCCTTAATGAATTGGTGGATTTTATCATTGCTGCACAGATCGCTATAAAATTGGAGAAGGAAACAGATGATGCATTCTGtagaaatgaattgaaaaaggag GAAAATGATGAAACTTTGTTTGTGACAATGGAGAAGACACTTCGGTTGCTTGAAATGGGCTTCTCTGAGAATGAGGTTTCTTTGGCAATTGAAAAGTTTG GATCTGAAACTCAAGTCTCAGAGCTTGCCGATTCCATTGTTACTGGTCGAATTGCTAGTGACTACCCTGGGGATGTTAAG TGTTCTCCAAGCTCATTCGGGATTGGTGGTTTATATACTCGAGAAGATTATGTGACTAAGGTTAAAGCTGAAGAATCCAGTTCCGCTGTTGGTCCTCTGCCAAGAAATGTTAACATTGAGGCAATACAGAAAGGTAAAAggccaaaagaagaaaatatggacGACCTTCTGAATCCTACTACTCGTTTGAATAAACATAAAGGGAAAAGGCCAAAGCAAGAATACGCTGATGACTTGGGTTCTTTATATGGTCCTGGATGGGTGGAATCAAAAGTCAATCCAGACATCACCAGCTTTGACATCCCCCCGTCTTCAAGACTAAATCTCTCAAGAAGTCTTGATAAGTTGGTGGCTAAGCCTCCATGCCCACCTTTAAAATCAAATCCTTCTAGAGCTCTTGAAAAGGTGGTAACTAAACctccatttttcttgtatGGAAATGTTTTGGATATATCTCGTGATTCTTGGGCAAAAGTTTCCAAGTTCCTATATGCCGTTGAGCCTGAATTCGTGGACACTCGGTCCTTCTCAGCTTTGAGTAGAACAGAAGGATACGTGCACAATCTTCCATGTGAGAACAGGTTTCACATCATTCCATTGCCTCCAATGACCATCCAAGATGCTACACGTACAAAAAAATGGTGGCCATCCTGGGATACAAGAAAGTATTTGAGCTGCATCAATTCTGAAACTAGAGGAGTACCTCAGCTGTGTGATAGGCTGACAAAGACGTTGACTGATTCGGGCGGTCATCCTTCATCTCATGAGGAGAGAGATATTCTTCATCATTGCATAGCTTTGAACCTTATTTGGGTCAGCCAGTTCAAACTGGCTCCGGTAGAGCCTGAACAGCTAGAATGCGTGCTCGGCTATCCGGTAAATCACACCCAAGATGCTGAAAGTAGCTCAATAGAAAGACTTCAATATCTCAAGTATTGTTTTCAGACAGACGCTTTGGGTTATCATCTATCTGTTTTGAAGTCCATGTTTCCAGAAGGATTGGTTGTGTTGTCCATTTTCAGTGGAATTGGTGGGGCGGAAATTGCTTTGCACCGTCTTGGCATTCATTTGAAAGTCGTGGTCTCAGTTGAGAGTTCAGCAGCAAAGAGAaggattttgaagaaatggtGGCATAGTAGTGGACAAACTGGGGAACTAGAGCAGATAGAGGACATACAGAAGCTAACAAGCATCAAGATTAACAATTGGATTACCAAATATGGCGGTTTTGATTTGGTTATTTGTCAGAATCCATGTTCTCGTTGTTTGTCATCTTCAAAACTGAATCAGAGTGGAGATGCTGAGGGTATAGCAAGTTTTgatttctctatattttatgAGTTTGTCCGTGTTTTGCAGAGTGTAAGAAATACCATGCACAGAAAGAAGTGA
- the LOC101206985 gene encoding probable inactive DNA (cytosine-5)-methyltransferase DRM3 isoform X3 produces MASNKPIVPKEEVFDFRLPPDRMYSRHVGDSGASSSGSNVRTFFIDMGFLPSLVDSVIEKNEQKSIPQSSDSLEGLQSGKMGSNPPHVSTVCHKQVQAAQTSKSESSDSLDSLFDDKDAHNEISSVIPKEEADDYYHISDTNKASLLVMNFSADEVDFAIDKLGGDAPLNELVDFIIAAQIAIKLEKETDDAFCRNELKKEENDETLFVTMEKTLRLLEMGFSENEVSLAIEKFGSETQVSELADSIVTGRIASDYPGDVKCSPSSFGIGGLYTREDYVTKVKAEESSSAVGPLPRNVNIEAIQKGKRPKEENMDDLLNPTTRLNKHKGKRPKQEYADDLGSLYGPGWVESKVNPDITSFDIPPSSRLNLSRSLDKLVAKPPCPPLKSNPSRALEKVVTKPPFFLYGNVLDISRDSWAKVSKFLYAVEPEFVDTRSFSALSRTEGYVHNLPCENRFHIIPLPPMTIQDATRTKKWWPSWDTRKYLSCINSETRGVPQLCDRLTKTLTDSGGHPSSHEERDILHHCIALNLIWVSQFKLAPVEPEQLECVLGYPVNHTQDAESSSIERLQYLKYCFQTDALGYHLSVLKSMFPEGLVVLSIFSGIGGAEIALHRLGIHLKVVVSVESSAAKRRILKKWWHSSGQTGELEQIEDIQKLTSIKINNWITKYGGFDLVICQNPCSRCLSSSKLNQSGDAEGIASFDFSIFYEFVRVLQSVRNTMHRKK; encoded by the exons ATG GCCAGCAACAAGCCTATTGTACCAAAGGAAGAGGTCTTTGATTTCAGGTTGCCTCCTGATCGGATGTACTCAAGGCATGTTGGG GACAGTGGTGCGAGCTCATCTGGAAGTAATGTACGAACATTCTTCATAGATATGGGGTTCCTGCCATCCCTGGTTGATTCAgtgattgaaaaaaatg aacaaaaatcaattccTCAGTCATCAGATTCCCTTGAGGGCTTACAAAGTGGTAAAATGGGCAGTAATCCTCCACATGTTTCAACTGTCTGTCATAAGCAGGTGCAG GCTGCACAGACATCAAAGTCTGAATCATCAGATTCTCTAGATAGCTTATTTGATGACAAGGATGCACACAATGAAATCTCTTCAGTTATACCAAAGGAG GAGGCTGATGATTATTATCATATTAGTGATACCAATAAAGCATCCTTGTTAGTGATGAACTTTTCTGCAGATGAAGTCGACTTTGCGATTGATAAGCTTG GTGGAGATGCTCCCCTTAATGAATTGGTGGATTTTATCATTGCTGCACAGATCGCTATAAAATTGGAGAAGGAAACAGATGATGCATTCTGtagaaatgaattgaaaaaggag GAAAATGATGAAACTTTGTTTGTGACAATGGAGAAGACACTTCGGTTGCTTGAAATGGGCTTCTCTGAGAATGAGGTTTCTTTGGCAATTGAAAAGTTTG GATCTGAAACTCAAGTCTCAGAGCTTGCCGATTCCATTGTTACTGGTCGAATTGCTAGTGACTACCCTGGGGATGTTAAG TGTTCTCCAAGCTCATTCGGGATTGGTGGTTTATATACTCGAGAAGATTATGTGACTAAGGTTAAAGCTGAAGAATCCAGTTCCGCTGTTGGTCCTCTGCCAAGAAATGTTAACATTGAGGCAATACAGAAAGGTAAAAggccaaaagaagaaaatatggacGACCTTCTGAATCCTACTACTCGTTTGAATAAACATAAAGGGAAAAGGCCAAAGCAAGAATACGCTGATGACTTGGGTTCTTTATATGGTCCTGGATGGGTGGAATCAAAAGTCAATCCAGACATCACCAGCTTTGACATCCCCCCGTCTTCAAGACTAAATCTCTCAAGAAGTCTTGATAAGTTGGTGGCTAAGCCTCCATGCCCACCTTTAAAATCAAATCCTTCTAGAGCTCTTGAAAAGGTGGTAACTAAACctccatttttcttgtatGGAAATGTTTTGGATATATCTCGTGATTCTTGGGCAAAAGTTTCCAAGTTCCTATATGCCGTTGAGCCTGAATTCGTGGACACTCGGTCCTTCTCAGCTTTGAGTAGAACAGAAGGATACGTGCACAATCTTCCATGTGAGAACAGGTTTCACATCATTCCATTGCCTCCAATGACCATCCAAGATGCTACACGTACAAAAAAATGGTGGCCATCCTGGGATACAAGAAAGTATTTGAGCTGCATCAATTCTGAAACTAGAGGAGTACCTCAGCTGTGTGATAGGCTGACAAAGACGTTGACTGATTCGGGCGGTCATCCTTCATCTCATGAGGAGAGAGATATTCTTCATCATTGCATAGCTTTGAACCTTATTTGGGTCAGCCAGTTCAAACTGGCTCCGGTAGAGCCTGAACAGCTAGAATGCGTGCTCGGCTATCCGGTAAATCACACCCAAGATGCTGAAAGTAGCTCAATAGAAAGACTTCAATATCTCAAGTATTGTTTTCAGACAGACGCTTTGGGTTATCATCTATCTGTTTTGAAGTCCATGTTTCCAGAAGGATTGGTTGTGTTGTCCATTTTCAGTGGAATTGGTGGGGCGGAAATTGCTTTGCACCGTCTTGGCATTCATTTGAAAGTCGTGGTCTCAGTTGAGAGTTCAGCAGCAAAGAGAaggattttgaagaaatggtGGCATAGTAGTGGACAAACTGGGGAACTAGAGCAGATAGAGGACATACAGAAGCTAACAAGCATCAAGATTAACAATTGGATTACCAAATATGGCGGTTTTGATTTGGTTATTTGTCAGAATCCATGTTCTCGTTGTTTGTCATCTTCAAAACTGAATCAGAGTGGAGATGCTGAGGGTATAGCAAGTTTTgatttctctatattttatgAGTTTGTCCGTGTTTTGCAGAGTGTAAGAAATACCATGCACAGAAAGAAGTGA
- the LOC101206985 gene encoding probable inactive DNA (cytosine-5)-methyltransferase DRM3 isoform X5, producing the protein MAEQKSIPQSSDSLEGLQSGKMGSNPPHVSTVCHKQVQAAQTSKSESSDSLDSLFDDKDAHNEISSVIPKEEADDYYHISDTNKASLLVMNFSADEVDFAIDKLGGDAPLNELVDFIIAAQIAIKLEKETDDAFCRNELKKEENDETLFVTMEKTLRLLEMGFSENEVSLAIEKFGSETQVSELADSIVTGRIASDYPGDVKCSPSSFGIGGLYTREDYVTKVKAEESSSAVGPLPRNVNIEAIQKGKRPKEENMDDLLNPTTRLNKHKGKRPKQEYADDLGSLYGPGWVESKVNPDITSFDIPPSSRLNLSRSLDKLVAKPPCPPLKSNPSRALEKVVTKPPFFLYGNVLDISRDSWAKVSKFLYAVEPEFVDTRSFSALSRTEGYVHNLPCENRFHIIPLPPMTIQDATRTKKWWPSWDTRKYLSCINSETRGVPQLCDRLTKTLTDSGGHPSSHEERDILHHCIALNLIWVSQFKLAPVEPEQLECVLGYPVNHTQDAESSSIERLQYLKYCFQTDALGYHLSVLKSMFPEGLVVLSIFSGIGGAEIALHRLGIHLKVVVSVESSAAKRRILKKWWHSSGQTGELEQIEDIQKLTSIKINNWITKYGGFDLVICQNPCSRCLSSSKLNQSGDAEGIASFDFSIFYEFVRVLQSVRNTMHRKK; encoded by the exons atg GcagaacaaaaatcaattccTCAGTCATCAGATTCCCTTGAGGGCTTACAAAGTGGTAAAATGGGCAGTAATCCTCCACATGTTTCAACTGTCTGTCATAAGCAGGTGCAG GCTGCACAGACATCAAAGTCTGAATCATCAGATTCTCTAGATAGCTTATTTGATGACAAGGATGCACACAATGAAATCTCTTCAGTTATACCAAAGGAG GAGGCTGATGATTATTATCATATTAGTGATACCAATAAAGCATCCTTGTTAGTGATGAACTTTTCTGCAGATGAAGTCGACTTTGCGATTGATAAGCTTG GTGGAGATGCTCCCCTTAATGAATTGGTGGATTTTATCATTGCTGCACAGATCGCTATAAAATTGGAGAAGGAAACAGATGATGCATTCTGtagaaatgaattgaaaaaggag GAAAATGATGAAACTTTGTTTGTGACAATGGAGAAGACACTTCGGTTGCTTGAAATGGGCTTCTCTGAGAATGAGGTTTCTTTGGCAATTGAAAAGTTTG GATCTGAAACTCAAGTCTCAGAGCTTGCCGATTCCATTGTTACTGGTCGAATTGCTAGTGACTACCCTGGGGATGTTAAG TGTTCTCCAAGCTCATTCGGGATTGGTGGTTTATATACTCGAGAAGATTATGTGACTAAGGTTAAAGCTGAAGAATCCAGTTCCGCTGTTGGTCCTCTGCCAAGAAATGTTAACATTGAGGCAATACAGAAAGGTAAAAggccaaaagaagaaaatatggacGACCTTCTGAATCCTACTACTCGTTTGAATAAACATAAAGGGAAAAGGCCAAAGCAAGAATACGCTGATGACTTGGGTTCTTTATATGGTCCTGGATGGGTGGAATCAAAAGTCAATCCAGACATCACCAGCTTTGACATCCCCCCGTCTTCAAGACTAAATCTCTCAAGAAGTCTTGATAAGTTGGTGGCTAAGCCTCCATGCCCACCTTTAAAATCAAATCCTTCTAGAGCTCTTGAAAAGGTGGTAACTAAACctccatttttcttgtatGGAAATGTTTTGGATATATCTCGTGATTCTTGGGCAAAAGTTTCCAAGTTCCTATATGCCGTTGAGCCTGAATTCGTGGACACTCGGTCCTTCTCAGCTTTGAGTAGAACAGAAGGATACGTGCACAATCTTCCATGTGAGAACAGGTTTCACATCATTCCATTGCCTCCAATGACCATCCAAGATGCTACACGTACAAAAAAATGGTGGCCATCCTGGGATACAAGAAAGTATTTGAGCTGCATCAATTCTGAAACTAGAGGAGTACCTCAGCTGTGTGATAGGCTGACAAAGACGTTGACTGATTCGGGCGGTCATCCTTCATCTCATGAGGAGAGAGATATTCTTCATCATTGCATAGCTTTGAACCTTATTTGGGTCAGCCAGTTCAAACTGGCTCCGGTAGAGCCTGAACAGCTAGAATGCGTGCTCGGCTATCCGGTAAATCACACCCAAGATGCTGAAAGTAGCTCAATAGAAAGACTTCAATATCTCAAGTATTGTTTTCAGACAGACGCTTTGGGTTATCATCTATCTGTTTTGAAGTCCATGTTTCCAGAAGGATTGGTTGTGTTGTCCATTTTCAGTGGAATTGGTGGGGCGGAAATTGCTTTGCACCGTCTTGGCATTCATTTGAAAGTCGTGGTCTCAGTTGAGAGTTCAGCAGCAAAGAGAaggattttgaagaaatggtGGCATAGTAGTGGACAAACTGGGGAACTAGAGCAGATAGAGGACATACAGAAGCTAACAAGCATCAAGATTAACAATTGGATTACCAAATATGGCGGTTTTGATTTGGTTATTTGTCAGAATCCATGTTCTCGTTGTTTGTCATCTTCAAAACTGAATCAGAGTGGAGATGCTGAGGGTATAGCAAGTTTTgatttctctatattttatgAGTTTGTCCGTGTTTTGCAGAGTGTAAGAAATACCATGCACAGAAAGAAGTGA